A genome region from Coffea arabica cultivar ET-39 chromosome 7e, Coffea Arabica ET-39 HiFi, whole genome shotgun sequence includes the following:
- the LOC113701047 gene encoding tRNase Z TRZ2, chloroplastic-like isoform X1 has product MSSQSYLQKPPLTLNPSILSPSRSSPASFQINLFQSHQKPTQNKLNGCKNSCSSLLPAAVKGGSSSGILSAIGRAIEEEEEYRKARAEVHKKSVDLEGYSVEGISIGGHETCVVVPQLKAAFDIGRCPSRAVHQNFLFITHAHLDHIGGLPMYVATRGLYSLKPPTIFVPPCIKEDVEKLFDIHRAMSNVELNLDLVALDIGETYEMRNDLVVRPFKTHHVIPSQGYVVYSVRKKLRKQYMHLKGKQIEKLKKSGVEITDTILCPEVAFTGDTKSDFFLDPRNADALRAKILITEVKPFAFSNHMMHLYEISLKATFLDECVTVEHARDHGHTHLFEILEHAQWIRSKAVILTHFSPRYNIEDIRQAVSRLQSKVSAKVIALTEGFKSKYS; this is encoded by the exons ATGAGCAGCCAAAGCTACCTGCAAAAACCACCTTTAACGTTAAACCCCTCTATCCTTTCTCCCTCCCGATCTTCGCCAGCATCTTTCCAAATAAACCTTTTTCAGTCTCACCAAAAACCAACACAGAATAAGTTGAATGGCTGTAAGAACTCGTGTTCTTCCTTGTTACCTGCTGCTGTAAAAGGAGGTTCTTCTTCTGGGATTTTGTCTGCAATCGGGAGAGCAattgaggaagaagaagagtacAGAAAAGCCAGGGCTGAGGTTCACAAGAAGAGTGTGGATTTGGAAGGGTATTCAGTCGAAGGGATTTCAATTGGTGGTCATGAAACTTGTGTTGTTGTTCCTCAACTCAAGGCCGCTTTCGACATTGGGAGGTGCCCTTCTAGAGCTGTTCATCAGAACTTCTTGTTTATCACTCATGCCCATCTTGATCACATT GGTGGACTTCCAATGTATGTGGCTACTCGCGGTCTTTACAGCTTGAAACCTCCAACTATTTTTGTTCCACCTTGTATTAAAGAAGATGTCGAGAAGTTATTTGATATTCACAGGGCCATGAGTAATGTAGAACTCAACCTTGATTTGGTTGCTCTGGATATAG GGGAAACTTATGAAATGCGGAATGATCTTGTTGTGCGGCCATTTAAAACTCATCATGTCATACCCAGCCAG GGTTATGTTGTTTACTCTGTTAGAAAGAAGCTGaggaaacaatatatgcacctAAAGGGAAAGCAGATTGAGAAACTGAAGAAGTCTGGTGTTGAG ATCACAGATACTATCTTGTGCCCTGAAGTGGCCTTCACTGGTGACACAAAGTCTGATTTTTTCCTTGATCCACGCAATGCTGATGCATTGAGGGCAAAGATCCTTATAACTGAGGTCAAGCCTTTTGCTTTTAGCAATCACATGATGCATCTTTATGAGATCTCTTTAAAG GCTACCTTTTTGGATGAGTGTGTCACTGTTGAACATGCACGTGATCACGGTCATACTCACCTATTTGAG ATTTTGGAGCATGCCCAGTGGATTAGGAGCAAAGCAGTAATATTGACTCATTTCTCTCCCCGCTACAACATTGAG GACATCCGCCAAGCTGTATCAAGATTGCAGTCAAAGGTCTCAGCAAAAGTAATTGCTCTAACGGAGGGTTTTAAATCAAAGTATTCGTAG
- the LOC113701047 gene encoding tRNase Z TRZ2, chloroplastic-like isoform X2, translating to MSSQSYLQKPPLTLNPSILSPSRSSPASFQINLFQSHQKPTQNKLNGCKNSCSSLLPAAVKGGSSSGILSAIGRAIEEEEEYRKARAEVHKKSVDLEGYSVEGISIGGHETCVVVPQLKAAFDIGRCPSRAVHQNFLFITHAHLDHIGGLPMYVATRGLYSLKPPTIFVPPCIKEDVEKLFDIHRAMSNVELNLDLVALDIGETYEMRNDLVVRPFKTHHVIPSQGYVVYSVRKKLRKQYMHLKGKQIEKLKKSGVEITDTILCPEVAFTGDTKSDFFLDPRNADALRAKILITEATFLDECVTVEHARDHGHTHLFEILEHAQWIRSKAVILTHFSPRYNIEDIRQAVSRLQSKVSAKVIALTEGFKSKYS from the exons ATGAGCAGCCAAAGCTACCTGCAAAAACCACCTTTAACGTTAAACCCCTCTATCCTTTCTCCCTCCCGATCTTCGCCAGCATCTTTCCAAATAAACCTTTTTCAGTCTCACCAAAAACCAACACAGAATAAGTTGAATGGCTGTAAGAACTCGTGTTCTTCCTTGTTACCTGCTGCTGTAAAAGGAGGTTCTTCTTCTGGGATTTTGTCTGCAATCGGGAGAGCAattgaggaagaagaagagtacAGAAAAGCCAGGGCTGAGGTTCACAAGAAGAGTGTGGATTTGGAAGGGTATTCAGTCGAAGGGATTTCAATTGGTGGTCATGAAACTTGTGTTGTTGTTCCTCAACTCAAGGCCGCTTTCGACATTGGGAGGTGCCCTTCTAGAGCTGTTCATCAGAACTTCTTGTTTATCACTCATGCCCATCTTGATCACATT GGTGGACTTCCAATGTATGTGGCTACTCGCGGTCTTTACAGCTTGAAACCTCCAACTATTTTTGTTCCACCTTGTATTAAAGAAGATGTCGAGAAGTTATTTGATATTCACAGGGCCATGAGTAATGTAGAACTCAACCTTGATTTGGTTGCTCTGGATATAG GGGAAACTTATGAAATGCGGAATGATCTTGTTGTGCGGCCATTTAAAACTCATCATGTCATACCCAGCCAG GGTTATGTTGTTTACTCTGTTAGAAAGAAGCTGaggaaacaatatatgcacctAAAGGGAAAGCAGATTGAGAAACTGAAGAAGTCTGGTGTTGAG ATCACAGATACTATCTTGTGCCCTGAAGTGGCCTTCACTGGTGACACAAAGTCTGATTTTTTCCTTGATCCACGCAATGCTGATGCATTGAGGGCAAAGATCCTTATAACTGAG GCTACCTTTTTGGATGAGTGTGTCACTGTTGAACATGCACGTGATCACGGTCATACTCACCTATTTGAG ATTTTGGAGCATGCCCAGTGGATTAGGAGCAAAGCAGTAATATTGACTCATTTCTCTCCCCGCTACAACATTGAG GACATCCGCCAAGCTGTATCAAGATTGCAGTCAAAGGTCTCAGCAAAAGTAATTGCTCTAACGGAGGGTTTTAAATCAAAGTATTCGTAG
- the LOC113701309 gene encoding beta-1,3-galactosyltransferase 7-like isoform X2, translating to MTNVADCPAKSTPRLMLQQPKDTMKSRNKAIIVSPKWIVVFCIFSFALGILFSNRLWAPSEWDDPIVSLRRRQQELAIDSKREKDKEDVLRGYKEAQEAIKSLDNSIAKLRLELPSARDVDQMGKSENLPALGTDSNGKSKREKAFIVIGINTAFSSRKRRDSVRETWMPQGEKLVQLEHEKGIFIRFMIGHSATSNSILDRAIDLEEQQHNDILRLEHVEGYHELSAKTKAFFSTAVAKWDADFYVKIDDDVHVNLGTLAATLARHRSKPRVYIGCMKSGPVLYQKDVKYHEPEHWKFGEEGNRYFRHATGQIYAISQELATYISVNRPILHKYANEDVSLGAWLIGLEVEHINDHNMCCRTPHECEWKAQSGSACVASFDWRCSGICSSVERIKEVHTRCGEDPATLWSVLL from the exons ATGACAAATGTTGCAGATTGCCCCGCAAAATCAACTCCTCGACTCATGCTTCAACAGCCCAAAGACACTATGAAGAGCAGAAACAAAGCCATTATTGTTTCACCCAAATGGATCGTTGTTTTCTGCATCTTCAGCTTCGCCCTTGGCATACTCTTCTCCAACAG GTTGTGGGCTCCTTCTGAGTGGGATGATCCGATAGTTTCTCTGAGGAGACGTCAACAAGAATTGGCAATTGACTCAAAAAGGGAGAAG GATAAAGAGGATGTCCTCAGAGGTTATAAGGAAGCTCAAGAAGCTATTAA GTCTCTCGACAATTCAATTGCTAAGCTTCGGCTGGAGCTACCATCTGCTAGAGATGTTGATCAGATgggaaaatctgaaaatttgccTGCCCTTGGCACGGACTCAAATGGCAAGAGTAAGCGTGAAAAGGCATTTATAGTCATTGGAATTAACACAGCTTTTAGTAGCAGAAAGAGGCGTGATTCAGTTAGAGAAACCTGGATGCCTCAAG GTGAAAAGCTAGTTCAGTTAGAGCATGAAAAGGGCATATTCATCCGATTCATGATAGGTCACAG TGCAACATCCAATAGCATTTTGGACAGAGCAATTGACTTGGAGGAACAACAGCATAATGACATTCTCCGGCTG GAACATGTTGAGGGATATCATGAGTTATCTGCAAAGACAAAAGCATTCTTTTCTACTGCAGTAGCCAAATGGGATGCTGACTTTTATGTTAAGATCGATGATGATGTTCACGTAAATCTGG GCACATTAGCTGCTACTCTTGCCCGCCACCGTTCAAAACCAAGGGTATACATAGGGTGTATGAAATCAGGACCAGTTCTTTATCAGAA GGACGTCAAGTACCACGAACCTGAACATTGGAAATTTGGAGAGGAGGGGAACCGATATTTCAGACATGCAACTGGTCAGATATATGCTATCTCACAGGAATTGGCAACATACATCTCTGTCAACCG ACCAATTTTGCATAAATATGCAAACGAAGATGTTTCACTGGGGGCATGGCTAATTGGTCTTGAAGTTGAGCACATTAACGATCATAATATGTGCTGTAGAACACCACACG AATGTGAATGGAAAGCACAGTCTGGTAGCGCTTGCGTGGCATCATTTGATTGGAGGTGTAGTGGGATTTGCAGTTCTGTTGAAAGAATAAAAGAGGTTCATACCAGGTGTGGTGAAGATCCTGCTACCCTTTGGAGTGTGCTCTTGTGA
- the LOC113701309 gene encoding beta-1,3-galactosyltransferase 7-like isoform X1, which translates to MTNVADCPAKSTPRLMLQQPKDTMKSRNKAIIVSPKWIVVFCIFSFALGILFSNRLWAPSEWDDPIVSLRRRQQELAIDSKREKDKEDVLRGYKEAQEAIKNNRSLDNSIAKLRLELPSARDVDQMGKSENLPALGTDSNGKSKREKAFIVIGINTAFSSRKRRDSVRETWMPQGEKLVQLEHEKGIFIRFMIGHSATSNSILDRAIDLEEQQHNDILRLEHVEGYHELSAKTKAFFSTAVAKWDADFYVKIDDDVHVNLGTLAATLARHRSKPRVYIGCMKSGPVLYQKDVKYHEPEHWKFGEEGNRYFRHATGQIYAISQELATYISVNRPILHKYANEDVSLGAWLIGLEVEHINDHNMCCRTPHECEWKAQSGSACVASFDWRCSGICSSVERIKEVHTRCGEDPATLWSVLL; encoded by the exons ATGACAAATGTTGCAGATTGCCCCGCAAAATCAACTCCTCGACTCATGCTTCAACAGCCCAAAGACACTATGAAGAGCAGAAACAAAGCCATTATTGTTTCACCCAAATGGATCGTTGTTTTCTGCATCTTCAGCTTCGCCCTTGGCATACTCTTCTCCAACAG GTTGTGGGCTCCTTCTGAGTGGGATGATCCGATAGTTTCTCTGAGGAGACGTCAACAAGAATTGGCAATTGACTCAAAAAGGGAGAAG GATAAAGAGGATGTCCTCAGAGGTTATAAGGAAGCTCAAGAAGCTATTAA GAATAATAGGTCTCTCGACAATTCAATTGCTAAGCTTCGGCTGGAGCTACCATCTGCTAGAGATGTTGATCAGATgggaaaatctgaaaatttgccTGCCCTTGGCACGGACTCAAATGGCAAGAGTAAGCGTGAAAAGGCATTTATAGTCATTGGAATTAACACAGCTTTTAGTAGCAGAAAGAGGCGTGATTCAGTTAGAGAAACCTGGATGCCTCAAG GTGAAAAGCTAGTTCAGTTAGAGCATGAAAAGGGCATATTCATCCGATTCATGATAGGTCACAG TGCAACATCCAATAGCATTTTGGACAGAGCAATTGACTTGGAGGAACAACAGCATAATGACATTCTCCGGCTG GAACATGTTGAGGGATATCATGAGTTATCTGCAAAGACAAAAGCATTCTTTTCTACTGCAGTAGCCAAATGGGATGCTGACTTTTATGTTAAGATCGATGATGATGTTCACGTAAATCTGG GCACATTAGCTGCTACTCTTGCCCGCCACCGTTCAAAACCAAGGGTATACATAGGGTGTATGAAATCAGGACCAGTTCTTTATCAGAA GGACGTCAAGTACCACGAACCTGAACATTGGAAATTTGGAGAGGAGGGGAACCGATATTTCAGACATGCAACTGGTCAGATATATGCTATCTCACAGGAATTGGCAACATACATCTCTGTCAACCG ACCAATTTTGCATAAATATGCAAACGAAGATGTTTCACTGGGGGCATGGCTAATTGGTCTTGAAGTTGAGCACATTAACGATCATAATATGTGCTGTAGAACACCACACG AATGTGAATGGAAAGCACAGTCTGGTAGCGCTTGCGTGGCATCATTTGATTGGAGGTGTAGTGGGATTTGCAGTTCTGTTGAAAGAATAAAAGAGGTTCATACCAGGTGTGGTGAAGATCCTGCTACCCTTTGGAGTGTGCTCTTGTGA